One window from the genome of Helicoverpa zea isolate HzStark_Cry1AcR chromosome 6, ilHelZeax1.1, whole genome shotgun sequence encodes:
- the LOC124631349 gene encoding adenylate kinase 9-like: MIELENYKSNIDVVDKYGLKNVKIGKGTVYTGDTQLINERVKENEITCNLLGGAVIGLGNTIAPYPEDTRYCDLWTDIDAQELHLMGKPTCYLIFGKAGAGSFTLGEAMAKKYNCIHLCPKNILADEISQLSDTGKTWDFNMRHNKVCLFDMLLTMLKIKLNSEAVQHRGYVISGFPMVSASRNRLHYINSLHGEVSFLEIDELLFETIRNLKKKKPKSADAAHSSKSSEMVNPEDEEELEEEEEPDEDQDAEEGLEEEEDKPAELPEFELDTCSNVIIHKKPHFQSTQAVILSQFQELFNLSLKPDIIIYITCPEQDLVKMRSHRYINYRTGQNIIKPFTSDYVQEDYWPSKYNVSDYENPHETRVFQPKYNCKPPLNYEEVVIQQICNYKTFVSPYMEKKLKDFDPKMVIELDGRTLCNQMLHLVSERLILMRLQPVILPQPLNLETPPEDLDEFWAAVAENNSIRSGNINFAYHASHWFNRCPVELKLRRSVVGNPKYAVMLFDHVYLMSSLKNFILFNRNPRRYLRIKYLEPTCRVIVAGTKSSGKSLISHCLSWLFDAPILHYDSIVEYEKEKKFGIFSKSILSEIIATLEDARIEQWQIADADRVTKLNEWCKSALQLLNKYLPLLQQKKTFEENKTKHDKKEKSDEDQELTEEELKEEEQSITDPEIEIEPTFLNEFNNLRTQLSFLPILDSIEECQKALTDEDLSQYAPTELSNETEKPQIPMIGDEDVTIAISNYIKANDLQKELVPTTEEIMTEIIRLINAIDTEHQEKTQSDEMYGKYILDGFPSDPEHWNYLIETKLTPDYTIAVIENREIDQDLYEYYSKADKYTRTKRYAEKFFLADDPLLHAKLQSIQLQRLQESDLRIIVENLIHDTLDILFGTETLSDEETLQKPSLEGESQTQFISHLTEKIEKFREEWDSVKVRLEDKSKVYIEIELENKNDVQVIEEMLVKLRQGYMFSGEVDEEGEGDSPEEDEDETKKDLLTYNDSQILCETNTYCPVAYYDIGILWEGKPEFCLTYNNRKHYFCKEEFLEKFRNNVGKYQFYKNPFKKIPKLKICVIGCAGSGTTTLSKFISKELGLLHIDYSFVVNEYLIPRHYKKVGRQYENIFTDEPIDDEGVVEFQMGEENQNLDILTNEKETRRMLYNHFERGAPIASILMHRLLQKAWFDPQLKMGFVIDGYPRIPNDIEDMLACYSIPDVVMELDTSLETIHKRMVPIMFNRWKSQQHEAKRVAAAKLQKARKEWMDVITKKIVNKLIIEEIIDSIFSSRPDAAATESVIIDAHPAGSANVDPVLFNTYNEMVQEYPEPKDTNVWEKADEARERIEARLELIYETDLDNLGALKEALAEQRIKLVTINGNKPFNKVARDALSKLTPLNTRGSSFFEQTFVVSPDIAEVLLLRGFIFFSKFYRLCPVYIFENPTTILNSYKIARRKGTLFPVVHRCFIYFISSADNVIKFRTNPLKYITSEVIKSYFEYPLRIGIIGSPKSGNSTLAARLAKQYGLIALSRGKAVRNVLENFHWSELAIKISKKLRQGQKIDDDQIVKAIQTMAIDHRTVTYGFIFDGFPATPYEARGLVKNGLYPNIIFDLNSKKLKVIENAENEIYYDILKYIPPFPIPLIEKRYENWQIRRHKIKKWISDDYQNIIRLDGNQSKWHVFKQVNDELSQVISKIHFYVCNVDNDVVHAMWISNAAFEERQSEYKDLCPVCLPNRVYKHMTGYASDKTGIVQYQNKFYWICPEHIDEVMKYPQTHLKPSKVEIPDLPAVIKIVNLDFVYANGICIVTYAENLPAQIIKSGTKEFAASYGGKAYLFCSDTCLRKFLSKPFLYYDITVFQETKLFAKLDLHKLPDIGYLEQTLANILTAACCSVNVFRPKYPGLSFQTSALIHIALYLKTNNPRIEKSKKKMYLKALKVFEARCKLILNVGLRLRAMDNPFLSYPKCHHRAPTLRPSKVEEDFYSSVDLQRPSAMLQRTSNYVQMHKPSFHHPQSRRSTVTSQMRRSTIGAISTIDQTEEQN; encoded by the coding sequence ATGATAGaattagaaaattataaaagcaATATTGATGTTGTTGATAAATATGGCttaaaaaatgtcaaaattggtAAAGGTACAGTATATACAGGAGATACACAGCTCATCAATGAACGAGTCAAAGAAAATGAGATAACCTGTAACCTATTAGGAGGTGCAGTAATTGGCTTGGGTAACACAATAGCCCCTTATCCTGAAGATACCAGATACTGTGATCTTTGGACGGATATTGATGCTCAAGAATTACACTTGATGGGCAAACCAACATGTTACTTAATCTTTGGGAAAGCGGGTGCGGGATCATTTACTCTCGGTGAAGCAATGGCGAAAAAGTACAACTGTATTCATTTATGTCCTAAAAATATATTGGCAGATGAAATCTCACAACTAAGTGACACTGGGAAAACTTGGGATTTTAATATGAGACATAATAAAGTATGTCTCTTTGATATGTTGTTGACTATgctaaaaattaaattaaactctGAAGCAGTTCAACATAGAGGCTACGTAATATCTGGTTTCCCTATGGTGTCAGCAAGTAGAAACCGCCTCCATTACATTAATTCACTGCATGGGGAAGTATCTTTCTTAGAAATTGATGAATTGTTGTTTGAAACAATtcgtaatttgaaaaaaaagaaaccgAAGTCTGCGGATGCGGCTCATTCATCTAAGAGTAGTGAAATGGTAAACCCAGAAGATGAAGAAGAAttagaggaagaagaagaaccTGACGAAGACCAGGATGCAGAAGAAGGTCTTGAGGAAGAGGAAGATAAACCTGCTGAACTACCAGAATTTGAGTTGGATACGTGTTCTAACGTTATAATCCACAAGAAACCTCATTTCCAATCAACACAAGCTGTGATTTTAAGTCAGTTCCAAGAGTTATTCAATTTAAGCCTCAAACctgatattataatttatatcacTTGCCCAGAACAAGATCTAGTAAAAATGAGAAGTCACAGATATATTAATTACAGAACaggacaaaatattattaaaccaTTTACTTCAGATTATGTTCAAGAAGATTATTGGCCCTCGAAGTACAATGTTAGTGACTACGAGAATCCTCATGAGACTCGCGTTTTTCAACCGAAATATAACTGCAAACCACCTTTAAATTATGAAGAAGTAGTTATTCAGCAAATTTGTAACTATAAAACTTTCGTCTCTCCATATATGGAAAAGAAATTGAAAGACTTTGATCCTAAAATGGTTATAGAATTAGATGGTCGTACTTTATGTAATCAAATGCTTCATCTGGTTTCAGAAAGGTTGATTTTAATGAGATTACAGCCTGTTATTTTACCACAACCATTGAATTTGGAAACTCCACCCGAAGATCTGGATGAATTTTGGGCTGCTGTGGCAGAAAATAATTCAATCCGCAGTGGTAACATTAATTTTGCATATCACGCTTCTCACTGGTTTAACAGGTGCCCTGTTGAACTAAAACTAAGACGATCAGTAGTAGGAAACCCCAAATATGCTGTTATGTTGTTCGATCATGTTTATCTGATGTCTTCACTAaaaaatttcatattatttaacaGAAATCCACGACGTTACTTAAGGATTAAATATTTGGAACCAACTTGCAGAGTTATAGTAGCAGGCACAAAATCTTCTGGAAAATCGTTAATTTCTCATTGTTTATCGTGGCTGTTTGATGCTCCCATATTACATTATGACTCCATTGTAgaatatgaaaaagaaaaaaagtttgGCATTTTTTCCAAAAGTATTTTATCTGAAATAATTGCTACTCTAGAAGACGCTCGGATTGAACAATGGCAAATAGCAGATGCAGATCgagtaacaaaattaaatgaatggtGCAAGTCTGCCTTGCAATTGTTAAACAAATATCTACctttattacaacaaaaaaaaacatttgaagaaAATAAGACAAAACATGATAAGAAAGAAAAATCTGATGAAGATCAGGAATTGACTGAGGAAGAGCTAAAAGAAGAAGAGCAGTCTATTACGGACCCTGAAATAGAAATTGAACcaacatttttaaatgaattcaaTAATCTAAGAACGCAGCTGTCATTTCTTCCAATATTGGACAGTATAGAGGAATGCCAAAAGGCTCTTACTGATGAAGACCTATCTCAATATGCACCTACTGAATTGTCAAATGAAACAGAGAAGCCACAAATTCCTATGATAGGCGATGAAGATGTTACTATAGCCATTTCTAATTATATTAAAGCGAATGACTTGCAAAAAGAACTCGTGCCAACTACTGAAGAAATAATGACAGAAATCATCAGATTAATAAATGCGATTGACACTGAGCACCAGGAAAAGACTCAATCAGATGAAatgtatggaaaatatattttagatggCTTTCCATCGGATCCGGAACATTGGAATTATCTCATCGAGACTAAGTTAACTCCTGATTACACTATAGCAGTGATTGAAAATCGGGAGATCGATCAAGATCTTTATGAATATTACAGTAAGGCTGACAAATATACTCGTACTAAACGATACGCTGAGAAATTCTTTTTGGCAGACGATCCTTTACTTCATGCTAAATTGCAATCAATACAATTGCAACGTTTGCAAGAGTCTGATTTACGAATAATAGTAGAAAATTTAATACACGATACTcttgatattttgtttggaaCTGAAACACTGTCTGATGAAGAAACTCTTCAAAAACCATCTTTAGAAGGAGAATCTCAAACTCAATTTATTTCACATCTTAcagaaaaaattgaaaaatttcgCGAGGAATGGGATAGTGTTAAAGTAAGGTTAGAGGATAAATCCAAAGTTTACATAGAAATAgaacttgaaaataaaaatgatgtgCAAGTTATCGAAGAAATGTTAGTAAAACTACGCCAGGGCTATATGTTTTCGGGAGAAGTTGATGAAGAAGGAGAAGGCGACTCACCAGAAGAGGACGAGGACGAGACTAAAAAAGATCTTCTTACCTACAATGACTCCCAAATTCTATGCGAGACGAATACATACTGCCCGGTAGCGTATTATGACATTGGTATTTTATGGGAGGGAAAACCAGAATTTTGCCTTACTTATAATAACAGAAAACATTACTTTTGCAAAGAAGAATTCTTAGAAAAATTTAGGaacaatgtaggtaaatatcaattttataaaaatccttttaaaaaaataccgaaATTGAAGATCTGTGTAATAGGATGCGCTGGTAGTGGTACAACAACTTTATCCAAATTCATATCTAAAGAGCTCGGATTACTACATATTGATTATTCATTCGTTGTTAACGAATATTTAATTCCAAGACATTATAAGAAAGTTGGACGACAAtacgaaaatatatttactgaTGAACCTATAGACGACGAAGGTGTTGTAGAATTTCAAATGGGTGAAGAAAATCAAAATCTCGATATATTGACAAATGAAAAGGAAACGAGGCGAATGTTGTATAATCACTTTGAACGTGGTGCTCCCATCGCATCAATACTTATGCATAGACTACTTCAGAAGGCTTGGTTCGATCCCCAACTAAAAATGGGATTTGTTATTGATGGCTACCCAAGAATACCCAACGACATTGAGGACATGCTAGCGTGTTATAGTATACCCGATGTGGTGATGGAATTGGATACTTCTTTAGAAACCATCCACAAGCGAATGGTTCCCATAATGTTCAATCGATGGAAATCTCAGCAACATGAGGCCAAACGGGTAGCCGCTGCTAAGCTACAAAAAGCACGAAAAGAATGGATGGatgttataacaaaaaaaattgttaacaaaCTTATTATAGAAGAAATAATTGACTCAATTTTTTCGTCTAGACCCGATGCCGCGGCTACTGAGAGTGTCATAATAGATGCACATCCTGCAGGATCTGCTAATGTTGACCCAGtcttatttaatacatataatgaAATGGTTCAAGAATATCCTGAGCCGAAAGATACAAATGTGTGGGAAAAAGCCGATGAAGCACGTGAAAGAATAGAAGCCAGATTAGAACTTATATATGAAACTGATTTAGATAATCTCGGTGCACTTAAAGAAGCTTTAGCGGAACAAAGAATTAAGCTCGTAACAATTAACGGTAACAAACCCTTTAATAAAGTTGCAAGGGATGCTTTATCGAAGTTGACACCCTTGAACACAAGAGGCTCATCATTTTTCGAGCAAACTTTTGTTGTTAGTCCTGATATTGCCGAGGTACTACTTTTGAggggttttattttttttagcaaGTTCTATCGTCTTTGTCCAGTATATATCTTTGAAAATCCAACAACTATATTGAATTCTTATAAAATTGCAAGACGTAAAGGTACACTCTTTCCAGTTGTCCATagatgttttatatattttattagcaGTGCAGATAATGTTATTAAGTTTCGCACTAATCCGCTGAAATATATAACCAGTGAAGTTATCAAGTCCTATTTCGAGTATCCTCTAAGGATCGGTATTATAGGTTCACCTAAATCAGGAAATAGCACACTGGCTGCGAGACTGGCTAAACAATATGGATTAATAGCTTTATCGAGAGGAAAGGCCGTGAGAAACGTGTTAGAAAATTTTCACTGGTCAGAATTGGCTatcaaaatatctaaaaaacttCGACAGGGACAAAAAATTGATGATGACCAAATTGTAAAAGCTATTCAAACTATGGCAATTGATCATCGGACGGTTACCTATGGATTCATATTTGATGGCTTTCCTGCTACACCTTACGAAGCCAGAGGGTTAGTCAAAAATGGTCTTTACCCTAATATAATATTCGATCTTAATTCTAAAAAGCTGAAAGTAATAGAAAACGCGGAAAATGAAATTTATTATgacatattaaaatatattcctCCTTTTCCAATACCTCTTATCGAAAAAAGGTACGAGAATTGGCAAATAAGgcgacataaaataaaaaagtggaTCAGTGATGATTATCAAAATATAATCCGTTTGGACGGAAACCAATCTAAATGGCATGTTTTCAAACAGGTAAATGATGAACTATCGCAGGTAATTTCTAAGATACATTTCTATGTCTGCAATGTTGACAATGATGTTGTGCATGCGATGTGGATTTCGAATGCAGCATTTGAAGAAAGACAATCCGAGTATAAGGATTTGTGTCCCGTATGTTTACCTAATAGAGTGTACAAGCATATGACCGGCTATGCATCCGATAAAACTGGCATTGTCCAATATCAGAACAAATTTTATTGGATCTGTCCGGAACATATAGATGAAGTAATGAAGTACCCACAAACACACCTGAAACCTTCAAAAGTAGAAATACCTGATTTGCCTGCTGTCATCAAAATAGTTAACTTAGATTTCGTTTATGCAAATGGTATATGCATAGTTACATATGCTGAAAATTTGCCAGCACAGATAATAAAAAGCGGCACTAAAGAGTTTGCTGCAAGTTATGGTGGTAAAGCATACTTATTTTGCAGTGATACATGTCTCCGTAAGTTTTTGAGTAAACCGTTTTTGTATTACGACATAACTGTTTTCCAAGAAACAAAACTGTTTGCCAAATTGGACTTACACAAACTTCCTGACATTGGCTACTTAGAACAAACTTTGGCCAATATTTTAACAGCTGCATGTTGCTCAGTCAATGTGTTTAGACCAAAGTATCCAGGGCTCTCCTTTCAAACATCCGCTTTGATTCACATAGCTCTATATTTGAAGACAAATAATCCTCGAATAGAAAAAAGTAAGAAGAAAATGTACTTAAAGGCTTTAAAAGTATTTGAGGCTCGGTGCAAGTTGATATTAAATGTAGGTTTACGTTTGAGGGCTATGGATAATCCATTTTTGAGTTATCCTAAATGTCACCACAGAGCGCCTACACTTCGACCTAGTAAAGTTGAAGAAGACTTTTATTCGTCGGTAGATTTGCAGAGACCGTCCGCCATGCTTCAGAGGACTTCTAATTATGTTCAAATGCATAAACCGTCATTCCATCACCCACAGTCGAGGCGTTCAACAGTAACAAGTCAGATGAGGAGAAGCACCATCGGTGCCATCTCTACCATCGACCAAACAGAAGAACAAAACTGA
- the LOC124631139 gene encoding protein Asterix, with protein sequence MQLTSDPRRADRERRFKPPPPTSAPAEDLTTDYMNILGMVFSMCGLMMRLKWCAWTAVFCSSISFANSRVSDDTKQIVSSFMLSISAVVMSYLQNPAPMSPPWAALTT encoded by the exons ATGCAGCTAACATCCGATCCAAGACGTGCTGACCGGGAACGTCGCTTCAAACCTCCACCACCAACGTCAGCACCAGCTGAAGATCTTACCACTGATTACATGAATATCTTAG GTATGGTGTTCTCGATGTGCGGACTCATGATGCGTCTTAAATGGTGCGCATGGACTGCTGTCTTCTGTTCCAGTATTAGTTTTGCTAATTCCAGAGTCTCGGATGATACTAAACAG ATCGTGAGTTCCTTCATGCTGTCGATATCTGCTGTTGTCATGTCATACCTACAAAATCCTGCACCAATGTCACCTCCATGGGCTGCCCTTACaacataa